One genomic segment of Sparus aurata chromosome 24, fSpaAur1.1, whole genome shotgun sequence includes these proteins:
- the donson gene encoding protein downstream neighbor of son homolog, with amino-acid sequence MSQQAGYSPSFKRPAEIMRMRRKRARSEAGVFSSPSGQSSTASPGQSDSSPASVRPFSPGPLFNSQNRSGGGIKRRNPFANIENTFSPKKKLLIYNDEGNAEAADSLKMCRSTEKEGDDMSTKTGLPFSARLNEVEKQEHQHMSSKKCLTFSEDDSLFEEEEDDVKSPLLKSPQAIAPASIAPPVCTAYPADWSLKTRVLFTSPLSLSWAEHPKAQEEALGLSQHCRAQFSTLPHSLQDPKSCSELRCAFQQSLAYWQHPSLPWISLFPRINAERSFTGKSSPWAQDTALQQSLMREWSVSLSSLYSLLKARLCPYFYLCSYQFTVLFRATGLGGSSSISALISPTTRGLREAMKAEGIEFSLPLVEERRKSREQQNPSVDQGEEEEQKEKAQECCELKEDDEDCQAGDEGEDEDGDFSWLKEMGIQDKIKKPDSISIQLRKEGHTVALDHKPESVLCVEGSHTFTLINFLINCKSLVASAGSQAGLPPTLLAPVAFRGATMHTLKARSVNVKSQIGSTYQNISSLEITGPILPSSLHTVTTLLRPAQKGNFSATLYTHAPTAVMNTHTTKEQVTDGSVDLSGCGLHPASIQQLQQPSNLGKTALTHINMNNYSYTWRS; translated from the exons ATGTCTCAACAGGCAGGCTATTCGCCCAGCTTCAAGCGACCGGCTGAAATTATGCGAATGAGGAGGAAAAGAGCCCGAAGCGAAGCCGGTGTCTTCTCCAGCCCGAGCGGTCAGAGCTCCACTGCCAGTCCGGGACAAAGCGACTCATCTCCGGCAAGCGTGCGGCCCTTCTCTCCCGGGCCGCTTTTCAACAGCCAGAATCGCTCCGGAGGTGGAATAAAACGCAGGAACCCGTTCGCAAATATCGAGAACACTTTCAGCCCTAAAAAGAAACTACTCATTTATAACGACGAGGGAAATGCTGAAGCTGCGGACAGTTTGAAGATGTGCAGATCGACGGAAAAGGAGGGAGATGACATGTCAACAAAGACGGGTTTACCTTTCAGTGCGAGGCTGAACGAGGTAGAAAAACAGGAACACCAACACATGTCCAGCAAG AAATGTCTCACTTTCTCTGAAGACGACTCTCTGtttgaagaagaggaggacgatgTGAAAAGTCCACTGCTGAAG AGTCCCCAGGCCATTGCTCCGGCCTCCATAGCTCCTCCCGTCTGCACAGCGTACCCAGCGGACTGGAGCCTTAAGACTCGCGTCCTCTTCACCTCCCCGCTCTCCCTGTCGTGGGCAGAGCACCCTAAAGCCCAGGAGGAAGCTCTGGGCCTCAGCCAGCACTGCAGAGCTCAGTTTAGCACCCTCCCACACAGTCTACAG GATCCCAAGTCCTGCTCGGAGCTTCGTTGTGCCTTCCAGCAGAGTCTGGCGTACTGGCAGCACCCGTCCCTGCCCTGGATCTCTCTGTTCCCCAGGATCAACGCTGAGAGGAGCTTTACTGGGAAGAGTAGCCCGTGGGCACAAGATACAGCTCTACAGCAGAGCCTCATGAGGGAATG GTCGGTAAGTCTGTCGTCTCTCTACAGTCTACTGAAGGCCAGACTGTGTCCTTACTTCTATCTCTGCTCTTATCAG TTTACAGTGTTGTTCAGGGCAACAGGTCTCGGAGGAtccagcagcatctcagcatTAATCTCTCCAACAACCAGGGGTCtcagagaggccatgaaggcaGAAG GCATAGAGTTCAGTCTCCctctagtggaggagaggaggaagagcagggaGCAGCAGAACCCGTCAGTGgaccagggagaggaggaggagcagaaggagaaggcACAGGA GTGTTGTGAGCTgaaggaggatgatgaggacTGTCAGGcaggtgatgaaggagaagatgaagatggTGACTTCTCCTGGCTGAAGGAGATGGGCATCCAGGACAAAATCAAGAAGCCAGACAGCATCAGCATCCAACT TCGTAAGGAGGGCCACACCGTTGCTCTGGACCACAAGCCGgagtctgtgttgtgtgtggagGGATCACACACCTTCACCCTCATCAATTTCCTCATCAACTGTAAGAGTCTGGTGGCTTCAGCCGGCTCTCAGGCCGGGCTACCTCCAACACTGCTGGCTCCCGTCGCCTTCAGAGGAGCTACGATGCACACGCTGaag gCCCGCAGTGTGAACGTGAAGAGTCAGATTGGGTCTACGTACCAGAACATCAGCAGTCTGGAGATCACAG GACCaatcctcccctcctccctccacaccGTCACAACCCTCCTCCGACCCGCTCAGAAAGGAAACTTCTCCGCTACTCtttacacacacgcacccaccgccgtcatgaacacacacaccaccaagGAACAG GTTACTGATGGCTCAGTGGATCTATCTGGTTGCGGTCTCCATCCTGCTtccatccagcagctgcagcagccctCCAACCTGGGCAAGACTGCGCTGACTCACATCAACATGAACAACTACAGCTACacctggaggagctga